A genomic window from Microbacterium sp. ET2 includes:
- a CDS encoding NAD(P)-dependent oxidoreductase — protein sequence MNVIVIGATGGSGRAACEALLDRGHSVTAVSRHASHLPAHERLRRLDLDASDVRALDRALPGHDAVVVTLGISEPAVRVRLRGPRATLGDIRSRGTAAVVDAARRAGIRRIVVQSSYGVGETRDRLTLADRVLFALLIRPQIVDSEIQEGVLRGSDLDWTIVQPVYLTDTDDIEHHVSEDGTVRGRRVSRAAVARVHAELVETGASVGRTVSVSG from the coding sequence ATGAACGTCATCGTGATCGGAGCGACCGGCGGCTCGGGCCGAGCGGCATGCGAGGCCCTCCTGGATCGCGGGCACAGCGTGACGGCGGTGTCGCGGCACGCGTCGCACCTGCCGGCGCACGAGCGGCTCCGTCGCCTCGACCTCGACGCGTCCGACGTCCGCGCGCTCGATCGCGCGCTTCCCGGCCATGACGCGGTGGTCGTGACCCTCGGCATCTCCGAGCCCGCCGTGCGAGTGCGCCTGCGAGGGCCCCGTGCAACACTCGGCGACATCCGGTCGAGGGGAACCGCCGCCGTCGTCGATGCCGCCCGCCGGGCCGGAATCCGCCGAATCGTCGTGCAATCCTCCTACGGCGTCGGTGAAACGCGCGACCGGCTGACCCTCGCGGATCGCGTTCTCTTCGCGCTGCTCATCCGACCCCAGATCGTGGACTCCGAGATCCAGGAGGGCGTGCTGCGCGGCTCCGACCTGGACTGGACCATCGTGCAGCCGGTGTACCTGACCGACACCGACGACATCGAACACCACGTGTCCGAGGACGGGACGGTGCGCGGTCGCCGCGTCAGTCGCGCGGCGGTCGCACGCGTGCACGCCGAGTTGGTGGAAACCGGCGCAAGCGTCGGGCGCACGGTGTCCGTGTCGGGGTGA
- a CDS encoding AraC family transcriptional regulator — MTMPWDTADELTTALFHVRMRGAFYCWTEAAGTAAVEMPQIDHTLSFHIVDTGTAYLEVDGAEPLRLDPGMLALVPRGLGHRISCRPGGAVLGRADELPQTMIGDSFSVLRIGSPDVDPDLRLLCGVVAFESPAVEGMLEVLPPVVTAASEEYPVARALLPLLREEMVSPRPGGSAMATRLADLLVIETVRAWIARDGSATGGWLAAARDPQLGRVVAAVQRAPGHPWSLGALASTARMSRTSFAVRFTEVVGVAPMTFVSQWRMRVGRGLLLRGDTVGAVASELGYGSEAAFSRAFQRITGETPGSIRRSGR, encoded by the coding sequence ATGACGATGCCGTGGGACACGGCCGACGAGCTGACCACCGCGCTCTTCCACGTGCGCATGCGCGGGGCGTTCTACTGCTGGACGGAGGCGGCGGGCACCGCCGCCGTCGAGATGCCGCAGATCGACCACACCCTGAGCTTCCACATCGTCGACACCGGGACCGCCTACCTGGAGGTGGACGGCGCCGAGCCCCTCCGGCTCGATCCGGGAATGCTCGCCCTTGTGCCGCGAGGGCTGGGTCACCGCATCTCGTGTCGCCCCGGCGGCGCTGTGCTCGGCCGGGCCGACGAGCTTCCGCAGACCATGATCGGCGACAGCTTCTCCGTGCTGCGCATCGGTTCACCCGACGTCGATCCCGACCTCCGCCTGCTGTGCGGCGTCGTCGCGTTCGAGTCCCCCGCCGTCGAGGGGATGCTGGAGGTGTTGCCGCCCGTTGTCACCGCGGCTTCCGAGGAGTACCCCGTCGCCCGCGCTCTTCTTCCTCTGCTGCGCGAGGAGATGGTCTCCCCGCGCCCCGGGGGGAGTGCCATGGCGACCAGACTGGCGGACCTCCTCGTCATCGAGACCGTCCGCGCATGGATCGCCCGTGACGGATCGGCCACGGGCGGATGGCTGGCCGCCGCGCGTGATCCGCAGCTGGGCCGCGTCGTCGCGGCGGTGCAGCGCGCACCGGGTCACCCCTGGTCGTTGGGCGCCCTCGCCTCGACGGCACGGATGTCTCGAACCTCGTTCGCGGTGCGTTTCACCGAGGTCGTGGGCGTCGCGCCGATGACGTTCGTCAGCCAGTGGCGGATGAGGGTCGGACGCGGACTGCTCCTGCGCGGCGACACGGTCGGTGCGGTCGCATCCGAGCTCGGCTACGGGTCGGAGGCGGCATTCAGCCGGGCGTTCCAGCGGATCACGGGCGAGACCCCGGGGAGCATCCGCCGCTCAGGACGCTGA
- a CDS encoding DMT family transporter: protein MTTDELATESPKISRLPGMIVLQFTLAGVVWGSSFLFMKVALEGVGPGQVAWARLVLGALALGILVAIRRERLPRSLRIWGHMTVLASTFCVIPFLLFSWAQQHVTSGLASIYNATTPIMTAIMAGLLLRVERLSRNQITGIAVGISGVVVIIGPWQGLDLSQSVVAQLAILGATACYGFSLAYMRRFVAHTGMSALTFSFLNIGIAAAIMIVLTPVVAWAPVQLTPAVVVSLTLLGALGTGLAYIWNQNVVRAWGPTRASTVTYITPVIGVALGILILGERLSWNEPVGALVVFAGILLAQDRVRVGRSSRSTGSSAS, encoded by the coding sequence ATGACCACGGATGAGCTCGCGACCGAATCCCCGAAGATCTCGCGGCTTCCGGGGATGATCGTGCTGCAGTTCACTCTCGCCGGGGTCGTCTGGGGCTCGAGCTTCCTCTTCATGAAGGTCGCCCTCGAGGGTGTCGGGCCCGGTCAGGTCGCGTGGGCACGTCTGGTCCTCGGCGCCCTCGCGCTCGGGATTCTCGTCGCCATCCGACGCGAGCGGCTGCCTCGCTCGCTTCGCATCTGGGGACACATGACCGTCCTCGCGTCGACGTTCTGCGTCATCCCGTTCCTGCTGTTCTCGTGGGCGCAGCAGCACGTCACGTCGGGCCTGGCCAGCATCTACAACGCCACGACACCCATCATGACGGCGATCATGGCGGGCCTGCTCCTGCGCGTCGAGCGGCTCAGCCGGAACCAGATCACCGGGATCGCGGTGGGCATCAGCGGGGTGGTCGTCATCATCGGGCCCTGGCAGGGTCTGGACCTCTCGCAGAGCGTCGTGGCGCAGCTCGCGATCCTCGGAGCGACCGCGTGCTACGGGTTCAGCCTGGCCTACATGCGGCGATTCGTCGCCCACACCGGGATGTCGGCGCTGACGTTCTCCTTCCTCAACATCGGGATCGCCGCGGCGATCATGATCGTGCTGACACCGGTGGTCGCGTGGGCTCCGGTGCAGTTGACCCCAGCGGTCGTCGTGAGCCTGACCCTCCTCGGCGCCCTCGGGACGGGCCTGGCGTACATCTGGAACCAGAACGTCGTGCGGGCATGGGGACCGACGCGCGCGTCGACGGTGACCTACATCACCCCCGTCATCGGCGTCGCCCTCGGCATCCTGATCCTCGGGGAGCGGCTGAGCTGGAACGAGCCGGTGGGAGCGCTCGTCGTGTTCGCCGGCATCCTCCTCGCCCAGGACCGCGTCCGCGTGGGCCGCTCGTCGCGTTCCACGGGGTCATCAGCGTCCTGA
- the rpsO gene encoding 30S ribosomal protein S15: MALEADVKKAIIEEYATHPGDTGSPEVQVAMLTQRIKDLTEHLKEHKHDHHSRRGLFLLVGQRRRLLGYLQDIDIARYRSLIERLGLRR, encoded by the coding sequence ATGGCACTCGAAGCAGACGTCAAGAAGGCGATCATCGAAGAGTACGCGACGCACCCCGGTGACACCGGATCCCCCGAGGTGCAGGTCGCGATGCTGACGCAGCGCATCAAGGACCTCACCGAGCACCTCAAGGAGCACAAGCACGACCACCACTCGCGTCGTGGGCTGTTCCTGCTCGTCGGTCAGCGCCGCCGTCTGCTCGGCTACCTCCAGGACATCGACATCGCGCGCTACCGCTCGCTGATCGAGCGCCTGGGGCTGCGCCGCTAA
- a CDS encoding isopenicillin N synthase family dioxygenase, translating into MTDLSLPILDLSRLDSGPAEAAAFRDELREATHRVGFFYLTGTGVGPELENRLHTAARAFFDLPEADKLAIENLNSPHFRGYTRIGGERTQGEVDWREQIDIGPEREPVTDPDAADFHRLTGPNLWPAAQPELREVVTEWHDKLTRISRVLLQQWALALAAEADHFERHFGEPASLIKIVRYPGTTEPEPQQGVGAHKDSGVLTLLWVEPGKGGLQVEREGQWVDAPAVPGAFVVNIGEMMEYATQGYLVATNHRVISPRFPDDRISVPFFFNPALDAALPLVELPAELAARARGVTEDPSNPIHSLFGENALKSRLRAHPDVAERWHADLLAARASS; encoded by the coding sequence ATGACCGACCTGTCGCTGCCGATCCTCGACCTCTCCCGCCTCGACTCCGGACCCGCTGAAGCCGCCGCTTTCCGCGACGAGCTGCGCGAGGCCACGCACCGGGTCGGATTCTTCTACCTCACCGGCACGGGGGTCGGCCCGGAGCTCGAGAATCGCCTGCACACCGCGGCGCGGGCGTTCTTCGACCTCCCCGAGGCCGACAAGCTGGCGATCGAGAACCTCAACAGCCCGCACTTCCGCGGCTACACCCGTATCGGCGGCGAGCGCACTCAGGGCGAGGTCGACTGGCGCGAGCAGATCGACATCGGGCCCGAGCGCGAACCCGTCACTGATCCGGATGCGGCGGACTTCCACCGTCTGACCGGACCCAACCTCTGGCCGGCGGCGCAGCCGGAGCTGCGCGAGGTCGTCACCGAGTGGCACGACAAGCTCACCCGGATCTCCCGCGTTCTGCTCCAGCAGTGGGCACTGGCCCTGGCCGCCGAGGCCGATCACTTCGAACGGCACTTCGGAGAGCCGGCGAGCCTGATAAAGATCGTGCGCTACCCCGGCACCACCGAGCCGGAGCCGCAGCAGGGTGTGGGCGCGCATAAGGACTCCGGCGTGCTGACGCTGCTGTGGGTCGAGCCCGGCAAGGGCGGCCTGCAGGTCGAGCGCGAGGGCCAGTGGGTCGATGCCCCGGCCGTGCCGGGCGCCTTCGTGGTGAACATCGGCGAGATGATGGAGTACGCGACCCAGGGCTATCTCGTCGCCACCAATCACCGGGTGATCTCGCCGCGCTTCCCCGACGACCGCATCTCGGTGCCCTTCTTCTTCAACCCCGCTCTCGACGCAGCGCTGCCGCTCGTCGAGCTGCCGGCAGAGCTGGCCGCGCGGGCGAGGGGCGTCACTGAGGACCCGTCGAACCCCATCCACTCGCTGTTCGGCGAGAATGCGCTGAAGTCGCGGCTGCGGGCGCATCCCGATGTCGCCGAGCGGTGGCACGCCGACCTGCTGGCAGCCCGCGCCTCGTCCTGA
- a CDS encoding acyltransferase family protein — MSGNSAPPTAATPTTGTTRTKRRTPFFDNARFGCIVLVVLGHAIQRLTYDSDIALSMYLLIYAFHMPAFALISGYFSKSDAPGKRQMARVLTDIVVPYVIFEGLWVLTKWIVEGQADPNLTRPSWTLWFLLALGIFRVVLPYLALLKWPLAWTIVISIGAGYLPNIDSTFSLSRTLGLLPFFTLGWWLREHRVIERLQLLDRRPWWTFPAAIATFVLAGWAAWFFVDEWKQMNLATWFFYDDSYADLGGTQWWAGGVRIALMMIALVLSTAFFILIPRGQKWWTHFGQYTMYVYLLHSFVLYPFRESGVLRGLEPTWLWLPLVCLLSVGIALGLATKPVRRIFRPLIEPRPRWLFADPSLAGSEGRRSDPTGSRRPPEPPRTRPAAPPHEARGPL, encoded by the coding sequence ATGTCCGGCAACAGCGCGCCACCCACGGCAGCCACCCCCACAACCGGCACGACGCGCACGAAGCGCCGCACGCCGTTCTTCGACAATGCGCGATTCGGATGCATCGTCCTGGTCGTCCTCGGCCATGCGATCCAGCGCCTCACCTACGACTCCGACATCGCCCTGTCGATGTACCTGCTCATCTACGCCTTCCACATGCCGGCGTTCGCGCTGATCTCGGGGTACTTCTCCAAGTCGGATGCGCCGGGCAAGCGCCAGATGGCGCGCGTGCTCACCGATATCGTCGTGCCCTACGTGATCTTCGAGGGGCTGTGGGTGCTCACGAAGTGGATCGTCGAGGGCCAGGCCGACCCGAACCTCACCCGCCCGTCGTGGACGCTGTGGTTCCTCCTCGCCCTCGGCATCTTCCGCGTCGTGCTCCCCTACCTCGCACTGCTGAAATGGCCGCTGGCGTGGACCATCGTGATCTCCATCGGCGCGGGCTATCTGCCGAACATCGACTCGACCTTCTCCCTGTCCCGCACGCTCGGACTCCTGCCGTTCTTCACCCTCGGATGGTGGCTCCGTGAGCACCGGGTCATCGAACGGCTGCAGCTGCTGGACCGTCGACCCTGGTGGACCTTCCCGGCCGCCATCGCGACCTTCGTCCTGGCCGGCTGGGCCGCGTGGTTCTTCGTCGACGAGTGGAAGCAGATGAACCTCGCGACCTGGTTCTTCTACGACGACTCCTACGCCGACCTCGGCGGAACCCAGTGGTGGGCGGGAGGCGTGCGCATCGCTCTGATGATGATCGCCCTGGTCCTCTCCACCGCTTTCTTCATCCTCATTCCGCGCGGACAGAAGTGGTGGACCCACTTCGGGCAGTACACCATGTACGTCTACCTGCTCCACTCCTTCGTGCTCTACCCGTTCCGCGAGTCGGGGGTGCTCCGCGGCCTCGAGCCGACCTGGCTGTGGCTGCCGCTGGTGTGCCTGCTGTCGGTCGGCATCGCGCTGGGTCTTGCCACGAAGCCGGTGCGGCGCATCTTCCGCCCGCTGATCGAACCTCGACCGCGCTGGCTCTTCGCTGATCCCTCGCTCGCAGGGTCGGAGGGTCGGCGATCCGACCCGACCGGTTCACGCCGACCGCCCGAGCCGCCCAGGACGCGCCCCGCCGCCCCGCCGCACGAGGCGCGCGGGCCCCTGTGA
- a CDS encoding LLM class flavin-dependent oxidoreductase — protein MQFGIFTVSDITEDPTTGRTPSESERIQATITIARHAEEVGLDVFALGEHHNTPFWSSSPTTTLAYIAAQTERLILSTATTLITTNDPVKIAEDYAMLQHLAQGRVDLTLGRGNTGPVYPWFGKDIRQGLPLAIENYALLHKLWREDVVDWEGRFRTPLQGFTSTPRPLDGVAPFVWHGSIRTPEIAEQAAYYGDGFFANNIFWPKEHYQRLIALYRQRFAHYGHGAPEQAIVGLGGQVFMAKNSQDAVKEFRPYFDNAPVYGHGPSLEDFSEMTPLTVGSPQQIIDRYAGMREHYGDYQRQLFLIDHAGLPLKTVLEQLDILGGEVVPALRRELAAGRPANVPDAPTHAARVAAAYAGASAPQAIPNANRGDNLSGGPSPYRQPAATGASFRKAE, from the coding sequence ATGCAGTTCGGCATCTTCACGGTGAGCGACATCACCGAAGACCCCACGACGGGGCGCACCCCGAGCGAATCGGAGCGTATCCAGGCGACGATAACGATCGCGCGCCACGCCGAAGAGGTCGGGCTGGACGTGTTCGCCCTCGGCGAGCACCACAATACGCCGTTCTGGTCGTCGTCGCCGACCACGACGCTCGCCTACATCGCCGCCCAGACCGAACGGCTCATCCTCTCCACCGCGACCACGCTGATCACCACGAACGACCCGGTGAAGATCGCCGAGGACTATGCGATGCTGCAGCACCTCGCCCAGGGACGGGTCGACCTGACCCTCGGCCGGGGGAACACCGGCCCGGTCTACCCGTGGTTCGGCAAGGACATCCGTCAGGGCCTGCCCCTGGCGATCGAGAACTACGCCCTGCTGCACAAGCTCTGGCGCGAGGACGTCGTGGACTGGGAGGGGCGCTTCCGGACGCCGCTGCAGGGTTTCACCTCGACCCCGCGGCCGCTGGACGGCGTGGCCCCCTTCGTCTGGCACGGGTCGATCCGCACCCCCGAGATCGCCGAACAGGCGGCCTACTACGGGGACGGATTCTTCGCCAACAACATCTTCTGGCCCAAGGAGCACTACCAGCGCCTCATCGCGCTGTACCGTCAGCGCTTCGCCCACTACGGCCACGGTGCCCCCGAGCAGGCGATCGTGGGTCTGGGCGGTCAGGTGTTCATGGCCAAGAACTCCCAGGATGCGGTGAAGGAGTTCCGCCCGTACTTCGACAACGCCCCGGTGTACGGTCACGGACCGAGCCTGGAGGACTTCAGCGAGATGACGCCCCTCACCGTCGGCTCGCCGCAGCAGATCATCGACCGCTACGCGGGGATGCGCGAGCACTACGGCGACTACCAGCGTCAGCTCTTCCTCATCGACCACGCCGGGCTGCCGCTGAAGACGGTGCTCGAGCAGCTCGACATCCTCGGCGGTGAGGTGGTTCCGGCGCTCCGGCGCGAGCTGGCCGCCGGCCGTCCCGCGAACGTCCCCGACGCGCCCACTCACGCCGCCCGTGTCGCCGCTGCATACGCCGGAGCATCCGCTCCGCAGGCGATCCCCAACGCGAACCGCGGCGACAACCTCTCCGGCGGACCGAGCCCCTATCGCCAGCCCGCCGCCACCGGCGCCTCCTTCAGGAAGGCGGAGTGA
- a CDS encoding FMN reductase yields the protein MTARRIAVISAGLSSPSSTRLLADRLATAAVRELGGQGDEAVTDVFELRDHAHAITDNLLTGFAPPSLETMINAVVSADGLIAVTPIFSTSYSGLFKSFIDVLDPDALTGMPVLLAANAGTARHSLAIDYAIRPLFTYLHASPVPTGVFAASSDWGGAGDQVSPLGERIDRAAREFASAVAGRPAASASDPFDPANFLGEGRSFGHLLGGLSGE from the coding sequence ATGACCGCGCGCCGCATCGCCGTGATCTCCGCCGGCCTGTCCAGCCCCTCCTCCACACGCCTCCTGGCCGATCGCCTGGCGACGGCCGCGGTGCGCGAACTCGGCGGCCAGGGCGACGAGGCGGTCACCGACGTCTTCGAACTCCGTGACCACGCCCACGCCATCACCGACAATCTCCTCACCGGCTTCGCGCCCCCGAGTCTGGAGACGATGATCAACGCCGTCGTCTCGGCGGATGGTCTGATCGCGGTGACGCCGATCTTCTCCACCAGCTACTCGGGCCTGTTCAAGTCGTTCATCGATGTGCTCGACCCCGACGCGCTGACCGGCATGCCGGTGCTCCTCGCGGCGAACGCCGGCACCGCGCGGCACTCGCTCGCGATCGACTACGCCATCCGGCCGCTGTTCACCTACCTCCACGCCTCACCCGTTCCGACCGGGGTCTTCGCCGCGTCGAGCGACTGGGGCGGTGCCGGCGATCAGGTCTCGCCGCTCGGGGAGCGCATCGACCGTGCCGCACGGGAATTCGCCTCCGCGGTCGCCGGCCGGCCCGCGGCATCCGCTTCTGATCCCTTCGATCCCGCGAATTTCCTCGGGGAGGGCCGCTCCTTCGGGCACCTGCTCGGCGGGCTCTCGGGAGAATGA
- a CDS encoding fructosamine kinase family protein — MSPDRRSTFRKDRPGAPDGFFAAEAAGLAWLAEAGGVRTATVVNVDAEAIELERLESVAPDRAVARAFGAALAVTHDAGAPAFGSPPPGITALFIGRRSQPAAAEPSWGAFYARDRVLPFLPAARAAGFLTEDEDDVVRQACAAIAAGAFDDGEGPARLHGDLWHGNVLWSPGEVVLIDPAAHGGHRETDLAMLALFGCPFLDEIIAGYEERRRLAPGWRDRLPLHQLHPLAVHAAGHGRHYGRALTDAARQTLALA; from the coding sequence ATGAGCCCGGACCGGCGGTCGACCTTCCGCAAGGATCGCCCAGGCGCTCCGGACGGCTTCTTCGCCGCCGAGGCGGCGGGCCTGGCGTGGCTCGCCGAGGCGGGCGGCGTGCGCACCGCGACCGTCGTGAACGTGGACGCGGAGGCCATCGAACTCGAGCGCCTCGAGTCCGTGGCTCCCGATCGTGCCGTTGCGAGAGCCTTCGGCGCTGCACTCGCCGTCACACACGACGCCGGAGCCCCCGCCTTCGGCTCGCCACCGCCCGGGATCACCGCGCTCTTCATCGGAAGACGGTCGCAGCCCGCGGCCGCCGAGCCGTCGTGGGGAGCCTTCTACGCGCGCGACCGCGTTCTCCCGTTCCTGCCGGCGGCACGGGCCGCGGGCTTTCTCACCGAGGACGAGGACGACGTCGTGCGACAGGCGTGCGCGGCGATCGCCGCTGGAGCGTTCGACGACGGCGAGGGGCCGGCGCGGCTGCACGGCGACCTGTGGCATGGCAACGTGCTGTGGAGTCCGGGCGAGGTGGTCCTCATCGACCCGGCCGCCCACGGCGGCCACCGCGAGACCGACCTGGCGATGCTCGCGCTCTTCGGCTGCCCGTTCCTCGACGAGATCATCGCCGGTTACGAAGAACGTCGCCGCCTCGCCCCCGGGTGGCGCGACCGCCTTCCACTCCATCAGCTGCATCCCCTGGCGGTGCACGCCGCCGGGCACGGTCGCCACTACGGCAGGGCATTGACGGATGCCGCGCGGCAGACACTCGCGCTCGCGTGA
- a CDS encoding DedA family protein has product MIDDLLAGISGNPWSLVVMAALVLGDAFLVVIPGEVAVTALGALAVVHGAPPLLAVIAVAAIAALAGDTLCYLIGRTIGLDRWRWMRGRRVRAALRAVGDRLQRRTAVVLFTARFVPFARLAVNLTAGASRVPAPRYLLVAGLAALGWAVYQSLVGAIVAAVVPGGPVAAVVVSVVVALVLGLLIDRLFARRTLPTDR; this is encoded by the coding sequence GTGATCGACGATCTGCTGGCCGGCATCTCGGGGAACCCGTGGTCGCTCGTGGTGATGGCGGCACTCGTCCTCGGCGACGCCTTCCTCGTCGTCATCCCCGGCGAGGTGGCCGTGACGGCCCTCGGGGCCCTGGCGGTGGTCCATGGCGCTCCGCCACTTCTCGCGGTCATCGCGGTGGCGGCGATCGCCGCCCTCGCCGGCGACACGCTCTGCTATCTCATCGGGCGCACCATCGGCCTGGATCGTTGGCGGTGGATGCGCGGGCGGCGCGTCCGCGCGGCACTGCGCGCCGTCGGCGATCGCCTCCAGCGGCGCACGGCGGTGGTGCTGTTCACGGCCCGCTTCGTGCCGTTCGCCCGCCTCGCGGTCAATCTCACCGCCGGCGCATCCCGTGTGCCCGCGCCCCGCTACCTGCTGGTGGCGGGGCTCGCCGCGCTCGGGTGGGCCGTCTACCAGTCGCTCGTCGGGGCCATCGTGGCAGCGGTCGTGCCCGGTGGGCCGGTGGCGGCGGTGGTGGTGTCGGTGGTGGTCGCGCTTGTGCTCGGGCTCCTCATCGACCGGCTCTTCGCCCGTCGGACCCTACCGACGGATCGATGA
- a CDS encoding glycosyltransferase produces MRVAVIAESFLPHMNGVTGSVLQILRHLSAAGHEILVIAPRAGDSPEEGVVAGLHGADARLLRSVPLPSYPEVRVVFARAARLAGILRAFRPDVVHLASPFVLGWQAVVAADTLRVPTVAVYQTDVVAYAEKYGMPRATALVRSHVARMHRRATLTLAPSSTSMAQLDALGVDRVRRWGRGVDTDLFHPARRSDHWRAEIAPGRRIVGYVGRLAPEKQVADLRALDGLEDTTLVIVGDGPSRPALEGMLPGAIFTGHLRGDALARALASFDVFVHPGESETFGQTIQEALASGVPVVATGTGGPVDLVRSSVDGWLYRPGDLADLRARVADLLGDEAKRHAFAAAAADAVRARSWAAVCDQLLEHYQEARRLRPIDDAQFVRGLGRPAAAPAPVISAPRWRRFIALGDSLTEGLCDSSRMPSGEYRGWADRLAELLARPRGTGETPPLQYANLAVRSRRVRDVVAVQVPHALAMKPDLVSILIGANDLVGSRADPVALADEVAGAVRRLRDGGIDVLLVTPFLPRRREARVFSRRFARYADQLRRVASETGAMLLDLDAHPAIGDVGFWADDRVHLRSRGHRFLAYRAAETLGVPDAEALGRLDAALHADDDPPAVGSWLRRDALPWVWRRLRGRTAGDGLDAKHADYVPVGGGGTAPARLIERS; encoded by the coding sequence GTGAGAGTCGCGGTCATCGCCGAGTCCTTCCTTCCCCACATGAACGGGGTCACGGGTTCCGTGCTGCAGATCCTGCGCCATCTGTCGGCGGCGGGGCACGAGATCCTCGTCATCGCCCCGCGGGCCGGTGATTCTCCCGAGGAAGGGGTGGTCGCGGGTCTCCACGGCGCCGATGCGAGGCTGCTGCGCTCGGTGCCGCTTCCCTCCTACCCCGAGGTGCGGGTCGTCTTCGCCCGTGCCGCCCGCCTCGCCGGCATCCTTCGGGCCTTCCGCCCCGATGTGGTGCACCTCGCCTCGCCCTTCGTGCTCGGGTGGCAGGCCGTGGTCGCCGCCGACACGCTGCGCGTGCCGACCGTCGCGGTCTATCAGACCGATGTGGTCGCCTACGCCGAGAAATACGGGATGCCGCGGGCCACTGCCCTGGTGCGTTCCCACGTCGCCCGGATGCACCGGCGTGCGACGTTGACCCTCGCTCCGTCGTCGACGTCGATGGCCCAGCTCGACGCCCTCGGGGTGGATCGGGTGCGTCGGTGGGGGCGCGGAGTCGACACCGATCTGTTCCACCCGGCGCGGCGGAGCGACCACTGGCGGGCTGAGATCGCTCCGGGTCGGCGCATCGTCGGCTACGTCGGCAGGCTCGCTCCCGAGAAGCAGGTGGCCGATCTCCGCGCGCTGGACGGGTTGGAGGACACCACCCTCGTCATCGTCGGCGACGGGCCGTCCCGCCCGGCACTGGAGGGGATGCTCCCCGGTGCGATCTTCACCGGACACCTGCGGGGGGACGCCCTCGCGAGGGCGCTGGCGAGTTTCGACGTGTTCGTCCATCCCGGCGAGAGCGAGACATTCGGCCAGACGATCCAGGAGGCTCTCGCCAGCGGCGTCCCCGTCGTCGCCACCGGCACCGGGGGGCCCGTCGACCTCGTGCGCTCGAGTGTGGACGGCTGGCTGTACCGGCCCGGCGACCTTGCGGACCTCCGCGCCCGCGTGGCCGACCTCCTCGGTGATGAGGCCAAACGGCACGCTTTCGCCGCCGCCGCGGCCGACGCTGTTCGTGCACGTAGCTGGGCGGCGGTGTGCGACCAGCTGCTCGAGCACTACCAGGAGGCTCGCCGGCTGCGTCCGATCGATGATGCGCAGTTCGTCCGGGGTCTCGGTCGCCCCGCCGCCGCTCCCGCGCCGGTGATCTCCGCACCGCGCTGGCGTCGGTTCATCGCCCTGGGAGACTCGTTGACCGAGGGCCTCTGCGACTCCTCGCGCATGCCGTCCGGCGAGTATCGGGGGTGGGCTGACCGCCTCGCCGAACTGCTGGCGCGTCCCCGGGGGACGGGGGAGACGCCGCCCCTGCAGTATGCGAACCTGGCCGTCCGCAGCCGCCGGGTGCGCGACGTGGTCGCGGTGCAGGTGCCTCACGCGCTGGCGATGAAGCCCGATCTGGTGTCGATCCTCATCGGGGCGAACGACCTGGTGGGCTCGCGCGCCGATCCGGTCGCTCTCGCCGACGAGGTCGCCGGCGCGGTGCGCCGCCTGCGTGACGGGGGCATAGACGTCCTCCTGGTGACCCCGTTCCTCCCGCGCCGTCGCGAAGCCCGGGTGTTCTCCCGACGGTTCGCCCGGTACGCCGATCAGCTGCGGCGCGTCGCGTCGGAGACCGGGGCGATGCTCCTCGACCTCGATGCCCATCCCGCCATTGGAGACGTCGGCTTCTGGGCAGACGACAGAGTGCACCTGCGCTCCCGCGGACACCGCTTCCTGGCCTATCGCGCAGCCGAGACGCTCGGGGTCCCCGACGCCGAGGCCCTCGGCCGGCTCGACGCGGCGCTCCACGCCGACGACGATCCGCCCGCCGTCGGCAGCTGGCTCCGCCGCGATGCGCTGCCGTGGGTCTGGCGGCGGCTGCGGGGGAGGACCGCCGGCGACGGTCTCGACGCCAAGCACGCCGACTACGTGCCGGTGGGAGGTGGCGGAACCGCGCCGGCACGGCTCATCGAACGATCCTGA